The proteins below come from a single Oerskovia jenensis genomic window:
- the trxB gene encoding thioredoxin-disulfide reductase has translation MTEQTPTTAPRNVIIVGSGPAGYTAAVYAARAGLEPLVLAGSITAGGALMNTTEVENFPGFPDGIMGPELMDNLQKQAERFGAQVEWDDAIELQLDGPVKTVVTGNGETYTARAVILATGSAYRELGLEDEKRLSGRGVSWCATCDGFFFRDQHIVVVGGGDSAVEEATFLTRFASKVTMVHRRGELRASKIMADRAKADPKIEFAWNSEVVGIHGENKVESLTLRDTITGEERSIDATGLFVAIGHDPRSELVKGQIDLDDEGYIQVVGRTTATNLEGVFACGDAVDHTYRQAITAAGSGCSAALDAQRYLTELVDAVEDAEGLPEIAGTPESPAPDELPRALEEIR, from the coding sequence GTGACGGAACAGACCCCCACGACCGCCCCGCGGAACGTCATCATCGTGGGTTCGGGCCCCGCCGGGTACACGGCCGCCGTGTACGCCGCGCGCGCGGGCCTCGAGCCCCTGGTCCTGGCCGGTTCGATCACCGCGGGTGGCGCGCTGATGAACACGACCGAGGTCGAGAACTTTCCCGGGTTCCCCGACGGCATCATGGGCCCCGAGCTCATGGACAACCTGCAGAAGCAGGCCGAGCGCTTCGGCGCCCAGGTCGAGTGGGACGACGCGATCGAGCTCCAGCTCGACGGCCCCGTCAAGACCGTCGTCACCGGCAACGGTGAGACCTACACCGCTCGCGCCGTGATCCTGGCGACCGGCTCCGCGTACCGCGAGCTGGGCCTCGAGGACGAGAAGCGCCTCTCCGGCCGCGGCGTGTCCTGGTGCGCGACGTGCGACGGGTTCTTCTTCCGGGACCAGCACATCGTGGTCGTCGGTGGAGGGGACTCGGCTGTCGAGGAGGCCACCTTCCTGACGCGATTCGCGTCGAAGGTGACCATGGTGCACCGTCGCGGCGAGCTGCGCGCCTCGAAGATCATGGCGGACCGCGCCAAGGCCGACCCCAAGATCGAGTTCGCCTGGAACAGCGAGGTCGTCGGGATCCACGGCGAGAACAAGGTCGAGTCCCTGACGCTGCGCGACACGATCACCGGCGAGGAGCGTTCGATCGACGCGACCGGCCTGTTCGTCGCGATCGGGCACGACCCGCGCTCCGAGCTCGTCAAGGGACAGATCGACCTGGACGACGAGGGCTACATCCAGGTCGTCGGACGCACCACCGCGACCAACCTCGAGGGTGTCTTCGCGTGCGGCGACGCGGTCGACCACACCTACCGCCAGGCCATCACCGCCGCGGGCTCGGGCTGCTCCGCGGCGCTCGACGCCCAGCGCTACCTCACTGAGCTCGTCGACGCGGTCGAGGACGCCGAAGGGCTCCCCGAGATCGCCGGCACGCCCGAGTCCCCCGCCCCCGACGAGCTGCCCCGTGCACTGGAGGAGATCCGATGA
- a CDS encoding protein kinase family protein, whose protein sequence is MTAAGPGTTLVGRYLLAERLTSDLVDVTAFSAHDSVLNRPVRVSLLTGEHVAEAIDSARRAALVADPRLTRVLDVGTDDGIAYVITEPFAGITLSEVVAGGIVDAQQARAIVGEAAAALEVARRRGVHHLALRPEALRVDGDRVVVTGLGLDAGISGQEQHDADETSRADTLGLVALLYYAMTARWAGPSLDVPWISPDSVHPLPAQRDAAGVLPLSTLVPGAPTDLSELCTKVFADAETARTSAGAEGGASTSDDTQEFDSLAAPPSSPADLVSALAPWGALSVVAALPTFVQPPAPPTANRVSRQSIRSAFDVPLSTPPGTPPPAVPFHRPTTGRIHRVPLTGASSLPDGASYPAPTYADAPVAYAASPAPAPTTGAYPAQVAPTQQQPATGAHPAAPPPPPAGPATAQPAAADPAAGSRTGPFATTSAKKSNVKSTWIIMPIVLLLVLGAVVWGVKSGLGGFGAVLTPGSQQGGSATTGSQPPGTTTPDEGDVPVNTEPLPIAAGGLLDPDVANPDDIGEKPEAVPLAVDGDPTTFWYTFSYNTAAFGGNKTKTGYTFTLDEEATVQRIVLDTNNTGGHVEVRAVTDDAPTGGDVLASGAFSKTVDLTLDPATKGTTFVLYITELPTNPQGKFRVELNEITVY, encoded by the coding sequence GTGACCGCAGCAGGACCCGGCACGACACTGGTGGGCCGCTACCTGCTGGCGGAACGGCTGACGAGCGACCTGGTCGACGTCACCGCCTTCTCGGCGCACGACTCGGTCCTGAACCGTCCCGTACGGGTCTCGCTGCTCACCGGCGAGCACGTCGCGGAGGCCATCGACTCCGCGCGCCGCGCCGCGCTCGTGGCCGACCCCCGTCTGACCCGTGTCCTCGACGTCGGGACCGACGACGGCATCGCCTACGTCATCACCGAACCGTTCGCCGGCATCACGCTGTCCGAGGTCGTGGCGGGTGGGATCGTCGACGCCCAGCAGGCACGCGCGATCGTCGGCGAGGCCGCGGCAGCGCTCGAGGTCGCCCGCCGACGCGGCGTGCACCACCTGGCCCTGCGGCCCGAAGCCCTGCGGGTCGACGGCGACCGCGTCGTCGTGACGGGCCTCGGGCTCGACGCGGGCATCAGCGGGCAGGAGCAGCACGACGCCGACGAGACCTCTCGGGCCGACACCCTCGGCCTGGTCGCGCTGCTCTACTACGCGATGACGGCACGCTGGGCGGGTCCCAGCCTCGACGTGCCGTGGATCAGCCCCGACTCGGTCCACCCCCTCCCCGCGCAACGCGACGCGGCCGGGGTGCTCCCGCTGTCCACGCTCGTCCCCGGGGCGCCGACGGACCTGTCGGAGCTGTGCACCAAGGTCTTCGCCGACGCCGAGACCGCGCGCACCTCCGCAGGCGCAGAAGGCGGCGCGTCGACGAGCGACGACACCCAGGAGTTCGACAGCCTCGCCGCACCGCCGTCCTCCCCCGCCGACCTGGTCAGCGCCCTCGCACCCTGGGGTGCGCTCTCCGTGGTCGCAGCGCTCCCGACGTTCGTCCAGCCGCCTGCGCCACCCACCGCGAACCGGGTCAGCAGGCAGTCCATCCGGAGCGCGTTCGACGTCCCCCTCTCGACGCCGCCAGGAACCCCGCCGCCCGCGGTCCCGTTCCACCGGCCCACGACTGGGCGGATACACCGCGTCCCGCTCACGGGCGCTTCGTCCCTCCCCGACGGAGCCAGCTACCCCGCTCCCACCTACGCCGACGCCCCTGTCGCCTATGCGGCATCGCCTGCGCCCGCTCCCACGACGGGTGCCTACCCGGCACAGGTCGCCCCCACCCAGCAGCAGCCCGCCACGGGCGCTCACCCGGCCGCCCCACCGCCCCCGCCCGCCGGTCCGGCCACTGCGCAGCCTGCGGCCGCCGACCCGGCCGCCGGATCGCGGACCGGCCCGTTCGCGACGACGAGCGCCAAGAAGAGCAACGTCAAGAGCACGTGGATCATCATGCCGATCGTGCTCCTCCTGGTGCTCGGTGCGGTCGTCTGGGGCGTGAAGTCCGGCCTCGGTGGTTTCGGCGCGGTGCTCACTCCGGGATCCCAGCAAGGGGGTTCTGCCACGACCGGGTCCCAGCCCCCCGGGACGACGACGCCCGACGAGGGCGACGTACCGGTGAACACCGAGCCGCTCCCGATCGCCGCGGGCGGTCTGCTCGACCCGGACGTCGCGAACCCGGACGACATCGGTGAGAAGCCCGAAGCCGTGCCCCTCGCGGTCGACGGCGACCCGACGACCTTCTGGTACACGTTCTCGTACAACACGGCTGCCTTCGGCGGGAACAAGACGAAGACGGGCTACACGTTCACGCTGGACGAGGAAGCCACGGTCCAGCGCATCGTGCTCGACACGAACAACACGGGTGGCCATGTGGAGGTTCGCGCCGTCACCGACGACGCACCGACAGGTGGGGACGTCCTCGCATCTGGCGCCTTCTCGAAGACCGTCGACCTCACGCTCGACCCCGCGACCAAGGGCACCACGTTCGTCCTGTACATCACCGAGCTCCCGACGAACCCTCAGGGCAAGTTCCGCGTCGAGCTCAACGAGATCACCGTCTACTGA
- the murJ gene encoding murein biosynthesis integral membrane protein MurJ produces MKHVRPTGAPRTPRPAATPPTTPTSSDAETQDDESVAAVSAAKNSLGRSSALMASGTAVSRVLGLVRNVLLVTAIGTTGLAADAFDVANKIPNVLFAILAGGVLNAVLVPQIVRAYRSKNPQERLDKLLTLSGVLLLGLSLVLTAGAAVIVTLYTDGWGSAQFSLAVAFAFWCTPQLFFYGLYTLLGQVLNARGQFGPFMWAPVVNNIVSIVGFGAFIAIYGPYATGAADDLGTWDGTKIAVLAGTATLGVAAQALILIVPLWRAGFRWHFRLGLRGIGLRSAGQVAIWTFGAVMLEQIGVLFTTQFASSAPAAALRQTFGAYADDPLATGVVTGVVTGAPEAFAVAGNAAYTQALMIYLLPHSLVTVSIATALFTGMSAAAGAGDFARVRHDLSRGVRTVGVFTVFATAVFAILALPITKLLLINVTASSAVAVSQILVAMAFGLVPLGGMVLMKWVYYAYEDGKTVFWIQVPATIALVGVAWLATRTLDPVWWVVGVGAAMSISNVVAVLLRTAGLRRKLHGLDAFRIVRMHVKTALAAGVSAGIGWGVLQLFGDLYGLSWLRAALVTTVVGIVMTAVYIGGLKIMRVRELDQLADPLLRKLGRRRPTTR; encoded by the coding sequence GTGAAGCACGTCAGACCCACCGGAGCGCCGCGGACACCCCGTCCCGCCGCCACCCCGCCGACCACCCCGACCAGCTCCGACGCCGAGACGCAGGACGACGAGTCGGTCGCGGCCGTCTCGGCCGCGAAGAACAGCCTCGGCCGCAGCTCGGCGCTCATGGCCTCGGGCACCGCGGTCTCCCGCGTCCTCGGCCTCGTCCGCAACGTCCTCCTCGTCACCGCGATCGGGACCACGGGCCTGGCCGCCGACGCGTTCGACGTCGCCAACAAGATCCCCAACGTCCTGTTCGCGATCCTGGCAGGCGGCGTGCTCAACGCCGTCCTCGTCCCGCAGATCGTCCGCGCGTACCGGTCCAAGAACCCCCAGGAGCGCCTCGACAAGCTGCTGACCCTGTCCGGGGTCCTGCTCCTCGGGCTGAGCCTGGTCCTCACCGCGGGCGCCGCGGTGATCGTGACCCTGTACACCGACGGCTGGGGTTCGGCGCAGTTCTCGCTCGCCGTCGCGTTCGCCTTCTGGTGCACCCCGCAGCTCTTCTTCTACGGTCTGTACACGCTGCTCGGGCAGGTCCTCAACGCGCGCGGCCAGTTCGGCCCGTTCATGTGGGCCCCGGTCGTCAACAACATCGTCTCGATCGTCGGATTCGGTGCCTTCATCGCGATCTACGGTCCCTACGCGACCGGCGCGGCCGACGACCTCGGGACGTGGGACGGCACCAAGATCGCCGTCCTCGCCGGGACGGCCACCCTCGGCGTCGCGGCCCAGGCGCTCATCCTGATCGTGCCGCTGTGGCGTGCAGGCTTCCGCTGGCACTTCCGCCTCGGGCTGCGCGGCATCGGGCTGCGTTCGGCCGGGCAGGTCGCGATCTGGACGTTCGGTGCCGTGATGCTCGAGCAGATCGGTGTCCTGTTCACGACGCAGTTCGCCTCGAGCGCGCCCGCCGCGGCGCTCCGGCAGACCTTCGGCGCCTATGCCGACGACCCCCTCGCGACCGGCGTCGTGACGGGCGTCGTGACGGGCGCCCCCGAGGCCTTCGCAGTCGCCGGCAACGCCGCGTACACGCAGGCGCTCATGATCTACCTGCTGCCGCACTCGCTCGTCACGGTCTCGATCGCCACCGCCCTGTTCACCGGGATGAGCGCGGCCGCCGGCGCGGGCGACTTCGCGCGGGTCCGGCACGACCTCTCGCGCGGAGTCCGGACCGTGGGGGTGTTCACGGTGTTCGCCACGGCCGTGTTCGCGATCCTCGCCCTGCCGATCACCAAGCTCCTGCTCATCAACGTCACGGCGTCGAGCGCGGTGGCGGTCAGCCAGATCCTCGTCGCCATGGCCTTCGGGCTCGTGCCGCTCGGTGGGATGGTCCTCATGAAGTGGGTCTACTACGCCTACGAGGACGGCAAGACGGTCTTCTGGATCCAGGTGCCGGCGACGATCGCCCTCGTGGGCGTCGCCTGGCTCGCGACCCGCACGCTCGACCCCGTGTGGTGGGTCGTCGGGGTCGGTGCGGCCATGTCGATCTCCAACGTCGTCGCCGTCCTCCTGCGGACCGCGGGACTGCGGCGCAAGCTCCACGGTCTGGACGCGTTCCGGATCGTCCGGATGCACGTCAAGACCGCGCTCGCCGCGGGGGTCAGCGCGGGCATCGGCTGGGGGGTCCTCCAGCTCTTCGGCGACCTGTACGGACTCTCGTGGCTGCGGGCCGCGCTGGTCACTACAGTCGTCGGGATCGTCATGACCGCCGTGTACATCGGCGGGCTCAAGATCATGAGGGTCCGCGAGCTCGACCAGCTCGCCGATCCCTTGCTCCGCAAGCTCGGGCGGCGACGCCCGACCACGAGATAG
- a CDS encoding DUF6049 family protein, which translates to MRGLLTPLLVLGLTMLPSAALAAAPALAEPGARSTSLGTSTVATDTDPTAAPADSTDAADPTGTVSTTLVSMSPTTVKPGDTLTVVVRIHNGTEETLKAPRATLGVSWRPVSTRSALDAWADAPTSQQPAARMTVENVDPLAPGEDATVAFEVAADDLNLEPGSGWGPRPLSVMVEDGGERLDVLRTFFLWGESQEPAPVRVSLIAPVTGPALGLTASTTDAGTPAASSVDARAVDDALGGDQRLGRLLSATAQVPELAWAIDPALLAAAESSADADSRSWATALRDGTAGRTVFGLRPYDPDPAAYAQVGTTLPATTTPLPGGAPLDPAWRTDLVYPADDVPDVQTARTGVLSGSPLIVVRGDGLAPEDSVSYTPTGLATVPTDAGPATALVSDDALTSVLVDGTRAGRDADDRSTPDATQRLLADLAVVASERPTESRHLLVALPRSWDPDPDALAAVVDALAGATWVDVAPLDDLLGSPVPDVARSALPGSSSGEGTLPVAQMNELQRARTQTADFATITADPAAIVQSAEPALVVPTAVAYRLLPDDRTVAVDTAVKDAALIRSAVSIVPRGLDVTLINTSGKIPVWVRNTLDQPVTIQVALRPDSGLLKVVSFPVGPVPAGAEVVFKVPVQAIGSGDVEVEVELLAVPSGTVVSPPSAFVVQVRAEWENTGTAIFAGLVALLMIGGIWRTIRRGRSPRRVAEMTPAAGVPGAHGAASPSGRSTGRDG; encoded by the coding sequence GTGCGAGGTCTCCTCACGCCGCTGCTCGTCCTCGGTCTCACGATGCTGCCCTCGGCCGCCCTCGCCGCGGCACCGGCCCTGGCCGAGCCGGGCGCCCGGTCCACGTCGCTCGGGACCAGCACCGTCGCCACCGACACGGACCCGACGGCAGCGCCGGCCGACTCGACGGACGCTGCCGACCCGACCGGCACGGTCTCGACGACGCTCGTGTCGATGTCACCGACCACGGTCAAGCCTGGTGACACGCTCACGGTCGTCGTGCGGATCCACAACGGCACCGAGGAGACGCTCAAGGCACCCCGAGCCACGCTCGGCGTGAGCTGGCGGCCCGTGAGCACCCGGTCGGCACTCGACGCATGGGCCGATGCCCCCACGTCGCAGCAGCCGGCCGCGCGCATGACCGTGGAGAACGTCGACCCGCTGGCCCCGGGCGAGGACGCCACCGTCGCGTTCGAGGTCGCCGCCGACGACCTGAACCTCGAGCCCGGCTCGGGATGGGGGCCCCGTCCCCTCTCGGTCATGGTCGAGGACGGCGGCGAACGGCTCGACGTCCTGCGGACCTTCTTCCTGTGGGGCGAGTCGCAGGAGCCCGCCCCGGTCCGGGTCAGCCTGATCGCCCCCGTCACCGGACCCGCCCTGGGCCTCACGGCGAGCACGACCGACGCGGGGACCCCGGCGGCGTCAAGCGTCGACGCCCGCGCCGTCGACGATGCTCTCGGCGGCGACCAGCGGCTGGGCCGGCTCCTGTCCGCCACGGCCCAGGTCCCCGAGCTCGCGTGGGCGATCGACCCCGCGCTCCTGGCGGCGGCCGAGAGCTCGGCGGACGCCGACTCCCGCTCGTGGGCCACAGCGCTGCGTGACGGGACCGCCGGACGCACCGTCTTCGGTCTGCGTCCCTACGACCCGGACCCCGCCGCGTACGCGCAGGTGGGCACGACTCTTCCTGCCACGACGACCCCCCTGCCCGGCGGTGCACCCCTCGATCCCGCCTGGCGTACCGACCTCGTCTACCCAGCCGACGACGTGCCCGACGTGCAGACCGCTCGCACGGGCGTCCTGTCCGGCTCGCCCCTGATCGTCGTGCGGGGCGACGGGCTCGCGCCCGAGGATTCGGTCAGCTACACCCCGACCGGCCTGGCCACCGTCCCGACCGACGCCGGCCCCGCGACCGCCCTGGTCTCCGACGACGCCCTCACCTCGGTCCTCGTGGACGGGACCCGTGCCGGACGGGACGCCGACGACCGCTCCACGCCCGACGCGACACAACGACTCCTCGCCGATCTTGCCGTGGTCGCCTCCGAGCGGCCGACCGAGTCACGCCACCTGCTCGTCGCCCTCCCGCGGTCGTGGGACCCGGACCCCGACGCGCTCGCCGCGGTCGTCGACGCCCTCGCGGGCGCGACATGGGTCGACGTCGCCCCCCTCGACGACCTCCTCGGTTCGCCGGTACCGGACGTCGCCCGGTCGGCGCTACCCGGTTCGTCGTCGGGCGAGGGCACGCTCCCGGTCGCCCAGATGAACGAGCTCCAGCGCGCCCGGACCCAGACCGCCGACTTCGCGACGATCACCGCCGACCCCGCGGCGATCGTCCAGAGCGCCGAGCCCGCCCTCGTCGTCCCGACTGCGGTCGCCTACCGGCTCCTTCCCGACGACCGGACCGTCGCCGTGGACACGGCCGTCAAGGATGCGGCACTGATCAGGTCCGCGGTGTCGATCGTCCCCCGCGGACTCGACGTCACGCTGATCAACACCTCGGGAAAGATCCCCGTCTGGGTGCGCAACACGCTCGACCAGCCCGTCACCATCCAGGTGGCGCTGCGGCCCGACAGCGGTCTCCTCAAGGTCGTCTCGTTCCCCGTCGGGCCCGTCCCGGCGGGCGCCGAGGTCGTGTTCAAGGTCCCCGTCCAGGCCATCGGCAGCGGAGACGTCGAGGTCGAGGTCGAGCTCCTCGCCGTTCCCTCCGGCACCGTCGTCTCACCACCGTCGGCGTTCGTCGTGCAGGTGCGCGCCGAGTGGGAGAACACGGGGACCGCGATCTTCGCCGGGCTCGTCGCCCTCCTCATGATCGGCGGCATCTGGCGCACCATCCGGCGCGGCCGGTCGCCGCGCCGCGTCGCCGAGATGACCCCTGCGGCAGGCGTGCCGGGGGCCCACGGGGCGGCCTCGCCGTCGGGCCGCTCGACGGGGCGCGACGGGTGA
- a CDS encoding NUDIX hydrolase — MSTPAHSPDHRGVPAPPGGHALRIDPEAQRGHATSPSPPPPLPVVEEISAGGLVVDTFEGLFRAAVIARRNRGGRLEWCLPKGHLEGEETPEEAAVREIAEETGITGVVQTPLGIIDYWFTGEDRRVHKVVHHFLLRATGGHLTVEGDPDGEAEDVAWVPFEDLPDRLSYPNERRLAAVAHDVLRGRRTSAHFRGTVTRTVVRTSRPAPDDPRNPTDHP; from the coding sequence ATGTCCACCCCAGCGCACTCTCCGGACCATCGCGGTGTACCAGCGCCGCCCGGTGGTCACGCGCTGCGGATCGACCCGGAGGCCCAGCGGGGGCACGCCACGTCACCGAGCCCGCCACCCCCTCTGCCCGTCGTCGAGGAGATCTCTGCAGGTGGGCTGGTCGTCGACACGTTCGAGGGGTTGTTCAGAGCGGCAGTCATCGCACGGCGCAACCGTGGCGGTCGCCTCGAGTGGTGCCTGCCGAAGGGGCACCTCGAGGGCGAGGAGACCCCGGAGGAGGCCGCCGTCCGGGAGATCGCCGAGGAGACGGGGATCACGGGGGTCGTCCAGACCCCGCTCGGGATCATCGACTACTGGTTCACGGGTGAGGACCGTCGGGTGCACAAGGTCGTCCACCACTTCCTGCTGCGGGCGACCGGCGGGCACCTGACCGTCGAGGGCGACCCCGACGGCGAGGCCGAGGACGTCGCCTGGGTCCCGTTCGAGGACCTGCCAGACCGCCTGTCCTATCCCAACGAGCGCCGCCTCGCCGCAGTTGCGCACGACGTCCTGCGAGGGCGACGCACGAGCGCCCACTTCCGGGGTACCGTGACTCGCACCGTCGTCCGTACCAGCCGGCCGGCACCCGACGACCCACGGAACCCGACCGACCACCCATGA
- a CDS encoding CCA tRNA nucleotidyltransferase codes for MAPAAIELGELFRAAGHELALVGGPVRDAFLGRASNDLDFATSADPDETQALLAAWGDAHWDIGKEFGTIGAKRFAPKGSPRGAGELVVEVTTYRTDEYDPASRKPLVAFGDTLVGDLSRRDFTVNAMAVRVPEMVFVDPHDGLADLALGVLRTPIAPERSFDDDPLRMMRAARFAAQLGFEVEPATHAAIVDMASRIEIVSAERVRDELTKLLLSDDPRKGLEVLVETGLADHVLPELPALRLEIDEHHRHKDVYQHSLTVLEQAIAQETGPDGVVPGPDLVLRLASLLHDIGKPDTRRFEPGGGVSFHHHEVVGAKLTAKRLKALRFDKDTVKQVSRLVELHLRFHGYGEGEWTDSAVRRYVTDAGPLLERLHRLTRADSTTRNKRKAQRLSDAYTDLEQRIERLRGEEELASIRPDLDGQQIMEILGITPGPEVGQAYKFLLELRLDRGPLGEDVAREELLTWWAAREA; via the coding sequence ATGGCGCCCGCGGCGATCGAGCTGGGGGAGCTGTTCCGAGCGGCCGGCCACGAGCTGGCGCTCGTCGGCGGACCCGTCCGCGACGCCTTCCTGGGCCGGGCGAGCAACGACCTCGACTTCGCGACGTCGGCCGACCCGGACGAGACGCAGGCGTTGCTCGCGGCCTGGGGGGACGCGCACTGGGACATCGGCAAGGAGTTCGGCACGATCGGCGCCAAGCGCTTCGCACCGAAGGGAAGCCCGCGGGGTGCGGGCGAGCTGGTCGTCGAGGTCACCACGTACCGCACGGACGAGTACGACCCGGCGTCGCGCAAGCCGCTCGTCGCGTTCGGCGACACCCTGGTCGGGGACCTGTCGCGGCGAGACTTCACGGTCAACGCCATGGCGGTCCGGGTCCCGGAGATGGTGTTCGTCGACCCGCACGACGGGCTCGCCGACCTCGCGCTGGGTGTCCTGCGCACCCCGATCGCGCCCGAGCGTTCGTTCGACGACGACCCGCTGCGCATGATGCGGGCCGCACGGTTCGCGGCCCAGCTCGGCTTCGAGGTCGAGCCGGCGACGCACGCGGCGATCGTCGACATGGCTTCGCGCATCGAGATCGTCTCGGCCGAGCGGGTGCGGGACGAGCTGACCAAGCTCCTCCTGTCCGACGACCCGCGCAAGGGCCTCGAGGTGCTCGTCGAGACGGGCCTGGCGGACCACGTCCTGCCCGAGCTCCCGGCGCTGCGGCTCGAGATCGACGAGCACCACCGGCACAAGGACGTGTACCAGCACTCGCTGACGGTGCTGGAGCAGGCGATCGCCCAGGAGACCGGGCCCGACGGCGTCGTGCCGGGTCCGGACCTCGTGCTGCGCCTCGCGTCGCTCCTGCACGACATCGGCAAGCCGGACACGCGCCGTTTCGAGCCCGGCGGTGGCGTGAGCTTCCACCACCACGAGGTCGTGGGGGCCAAGCTCACGGCGAAGCGGCTCAAGGCGCTGCGCTTCGACAAGGACACGGTCAAGCAGGTGTCACGGCTCGTCGAGCTGCACCTGCGTTTCCACGGGTACGGGGAGGGGGAGTGGACCGACTCGGCCGTCCGTCGCTACGTGACCGACGCCGGACCGCTCCTGGAGCGGCTGCACCGCCTCACGCGCGCGGACTCGACCACGCGCAACAAGCGCAAGGCGCAGCGGCTCTCCGATGCCTACACGGACCTCGAGCAGCGCATCGAGCGGCTCCGCGGCGAGGAGGAGCTGGCCTCGATCCGCCCCGACCTCGACGGGCAGCAGATCATGGAGATCCTGGGCATCACGCCGGGCCCCGAGGTGGGGCAGGCCTACAAGTTCCTGCTGGAGCTGCGCCTCGACCGTGGCCCGCTCGGCGAGGACGTGGCCCGCGAGGAGCTGCTGACCTGGTGGGCCGCGCGCGAGGCGTGA
- a CDS encoding MDR family MFS transporter, translating to MQVPQSTAPSLQTPEKLSRENFLVIALLLISASVVILNETTMGVALPHLMEEMGITASTGQWLTTAFMLTMAVVIPATGFLLQRLGTRGAFLLAMSLFSVGTALAAFAPGFGWLLGARVVQASGTAIMMPLLMTTIMTLVPPTARGRIMGNVAIVMAAAPALGPTLSGLVLESLSWRWIFGLVLPIALVALVFGAKYVKDSADRTHTRLDPLSLFLAALAFGGLVFGLSNLGEAARATPAVPVWIPLVVGPVFLVLFVARQLVLQRRDAALLDLRVFSSRGFTVSLGIMSVAMIALFGSIILLPLYLQSSLGLDPVYTGLLMLPGGLIMGLLGPTVGRLYDRLGPRPLVLPGLAAVAVALATLTTVGATTSPWFVLGAHVVLSLGLAFVFTPLFTGALSALKPSLYSHGSAMIGTVQQLAGAAGTALFIAVMTSHEVARTAEGASPQVALADGVSSAFVWGAVVMLVAVGLSFLLRRPAVVETPTVLSDDVASLERDAPVLETAGEATERR from the coding sequence ATGCAGGTACCGCAGAGCACCGCCCCGTCCTTACAGACCCCCGAGAAGCTGTCGCGCGAGAACTTCCTCGTGATCGCGCTCCTCCTGATCTCCGCGTCGGTCGTGATCCTCAACGAGACGACCATGGGCGTCGCGCTCCCTCACCTCATGGAGGAGATGGGGATCACGGCCTCGACCGGCCAGTGGCTGACCACGGCCTTCATGCTCACGATGGCCGTCGTCATCCCCGCGACGGGCTTCCTGCTCCAGCGCCTGGGTACGCGCGGGGCGTTCCTGCTCGCGATGTCGCTGTTCAGCGTGGGCACGGCTCTCGCTGCGTTCGCGCCGGGCTTCGGCTGGCTCCTCGGGGCTCGCGTCGTGCAGGCGTCGGGCACGGCGATCATGATGCCGCTGCTCATGACCACGATCATGACCCTCGTGCCCCCGACCGCTCGCGGCCGGATCATGGGGAACGTCGCGATCGTCATGGCCGCGGCCCCCGCCCTCGGCCCGACGCTGTCCGGACTGGTCCTCGAGAGCCTGTCCTGGCGCTGGATCTTCGGTCTCGTGCTGCCGATCGCCCTCGTGGCCCTCGTGTTCGGTGCGAAGTACGTCAAGGACTCGGCCGACCGTACACACACGCGCCTCGACCCGCTGTCGTTGTTCCTCGCCGCCCTCGCGTTCGGTGGCCTGGTCTTCGGCCTGTCCAACCTGGGAGAGGCCGCACGCGCCACGCCGGCCGTGCCCGTGTGGATCCCGCTCGTCGTCGGGCCGGTGTTCCTCGTGCTGTTCGTCGCGCGCCAGCTCGTGCTGCAGCGGCGTGACGCCGCGCTGCTCGACCTGCGCGTGTTCTCCTCGCGCGGCTTCACGGTCTCGCTCGGCATCATGTCGGTCGCGATGATCGCGCTGTTCGGCTCGATCATCCTGCTGCCGCTCTACCTGCAGAGCTCGCTCGGCCTCGACCCCGTGTACACGGGTCTGCTGATGCTGCCGGGCGGTCTGATCATGGGCCTGCTGGGCCCGACCGTCGGTCGCCTCTACGACCGCCTCGGCCCGCGTCCCCTGGTCCTGCCGGGACTGGCGGCGGTCGCGGTCGCGCTCGCGACGCTCACCACGGTCGGCGCGACGACGTCCCCGTGGTTCGTCCTGGGCGCGCACGTCGTCCTGAGCCTGGGCCTGGCGTTCGTCTTCACGCCGCTGTTCACGGGTGCTCTCTCGGCGCTCAAGCCGTCGCTGTACTCGCACGGCAGCGCCATGATCGGCACGGTCCAGCAGCTCGCCGGGGCGGCGGGCACGGCCTTGTTCATCGCCGTCATGACGTCGCACGAGGTCGCCAGGACCGCGGAGGGCGCGAGCCCGCAGGTCGCCCTCGCCGACGGTGTGTCCTCGGCGTTCGTGTGGGGTGCCGTGGTCATGCTCGTCGCGGTCGGGCTGTCGTTCCTCCTGCGCAGGCCGGCGGTCGTGGAGACCCCGACGGTCCTGTCCGACGACGTCGCGTCCCTCGAGCGGGACGCTCCCGTCCTCGAGACCGCCGGCGAGGCGACCGAGCGCCGCTGA